DNA sequence from the Daphnia pulex isolate KAP4 chromosome 8, ASM2113471v1 genome:
TTCTCGGCCAATATTCCACCGGGAATTTGCGTCACCATGAGGCCCCAGAAAAATGCCCCCAGAATCAGCGCTTGGGTTTCACCATCCCAATCGAATTCGCCGTTGCTCTGTTGGACATTTggttcaaaaacaaatgatgagAAATATTAATAACTAATCGAATTGATTGAGTATATACGATTATAATCTTACTTCACTGCTTCCGGAGTCTTCGTCGTACTTGCAGTGTTCGGTACTGTTACTCGTGCTCGTACCTCCGCTTCTGCCGAAGAAGGACGTGGCGTTGTCGACGGGCGGAGTTCTTACCATGTCGACGATGGCCACTGACAAATTGATTCGCATCATATAAACCGATGCCAAACCAAGAAAACCCATAAAAGCGAAAACATGGCGAGATCCAAAAAAATCTGAGTGATAAGTAGATTCAAATAAACTATTACAGCATTAAATAAAGTATGCATTGGAGCCTATATTTAGCAATAACCTTGAATTATACGACTGACCTTTGGGTTTGTCGACTATCTGGCTATCACCATTTTCAAGCGAGTGGCCATGCTGTATGGCGTCTTGAACCTACGCACAATTCGGCATggcaatcaaatttatttccaatAGACTTATACGCTTAAGGTATATTGCGTATGTTGGTGATTGcgcaaaattttatttttcccttttataccGCGGACTCAATGGCGCCTTCCTGGACGCTCTTTGTGGCCTTATCTAAGGGTTGTTGGTGGTCATTAGTGGCAATGACGAAGATTGCGTCTGACGGTAGCGGTTGTTTGCTCTCCTTTTCATCCTCGTTGACTTTACTTGGCGTGTCTGTCATGTTATTGTTGTGACTAGTATTGGgacagataaaaacaaattctttctATCAGGGTAAATCCATTTACATCTATGATAAGAGGATTATAAGGTGTCACGTGTACAGTCTACGCCAGTCCATGGTCATTTTTATAGACtgcaataaaattatttttcgttcaaacaTAAACTCGTGATCATAAATTTGAGATACAATTTAGTAGCATTAACGAAAATTGATAGTTTGtttgaatgtttaaaaataaaatttatctttatttaaTATAATAGGACAAATCAattgcaaattttattttaatgagataatttttttgcgtaaaaattcaaataaaacaattaaaaaaacaagaattcaGTTGTTATTAGACTTACTCTTTTACCTGCAATTAAACAGgtcttaattgttttcttacaAGGACAGACACTTTGACAGGTTGACATCTAGCAACGCTATAATTGATCTGCCTTTCATCGACTTGAATTCGAGTTGTGTTGAGCTATTCAGATCATGGATAAATTACATATATCGTTATCGTAACAAATCACCGCCTAGTTTATGAGCTTATCTTATGATTGTCTGACAGTGAAAAATACGTTGGTTTGTTgaccaaataataattttgcatCCTGGATTACTGAATATAATGAGAGGTACGATTCATTTTTAACACTGAGTCCACCACTCAATGAGGCCAAAATCgggggttttgggggtttacaaTTTTCGGAAAAGGGTGACGAAGGCATCGCAGTCAGTCCCCGTATAAACCATTTTGTGCAGAATTTTACGGAAAACACAATGACGAAATCCATAATGTTCTAGCTAGCATAGTTAATAAGTtattaaatgaaaactaagGGACCCCCTGAAATTGTAGcgtttttactgattttttaCTTCAGTTTTTGGGCAAACCAGacctttaataaaaaaatctaattttttagaataaaagaTTTTGCCCCCATCTAGAAACATCTcgccccgtttttattttaaacggttattagcagagatattggcaattgaaaatcttgaaaatttttcgtcattttctgaaGATTTTCGCCATTGACAGACGTCATTTCGCCACGCCATCTCGCGgccgattttcaaaaaagcaagggagatctattcttctggccattaattttgattgattgaatgattgaataattgagaaaagaatggaatcgATGTAAAAAGCTGGGCTTGGTTGACTATCGATAGTTggagttcgaaaaaaaaatccgtaaAAATAAAGCATTTTGGACTGGCTTAGCCCCGTTAAATGAGTCGTGAAGTAGTAAGCGACGGGAGATCTCCATTTCCCATCCAATCCAACGACGTAGAACACTAATATTTGAGTAGCAAGAAGTTGATGATCTAATTCTCGACTTGATTGTTTATCATCAGGAAAATCTGTGAATcccaaatatttctttaattggGGATCGTAGCATAACGCCTTCTTAATGGACATCTCATCCACACTCAAAGTTACATCTTTCCCGTGTTTTCCGTCTGCGATGTCTTTTTGTATTTGGGATAATGCGTTTCTTAAAATTCCGGAATTACAACCAACTGGCGCAAGGTAGCGCCGAAGACTCCGGATAGATGGCAAGGTAAAAACCGATCTAGTTTTTTCATATGCGGTGTTGGAATAATAACTTAGGTTTATTGCCAGGTCACAGATGAACTTCAAGTATCTGcgtttctcctctttctttccaGAATTTAACTTCTCGTTAACGTAGAGTTGGTAAGCGGTTTCGGACAGGTCGGTTTTCTTGATAGTGTTTTTGTTAGCTTTCTTAAGATCTTCACATTGCATTTTTGACTTCTTCAACTGCTGcttcaatatttaaattttaccctCTTTGACGTTTAGTTCAATGTGGCTCTAGCGCTCACGGGATGCCATTGCggccaattttctctttttaccaACATTCACTTGCTTGAGGTAGTCTATTTCACAATGTGCTTCGCATCTAGTTCACGAATTTCTCTCTTTAGACGGTCTATGTGCTCTTCGTATTCCTGCCTTATACGATTGTTTTCTTCTGTAAGTCTGTTTATGTCATCAATACAGCTATTTCTGTTCGGCGAAAAGTAATCTCTGTCATGTAATGAAGCTTTTTCTGTTGAGTTGATGAAACTCGCAGCACCGTCCACAGCTTCATCAAATTCATAATCTTTTTCAATTGGACTGGTACACTTCCTAGGTGGTGTTTCGGGTATTTCACAGTTTTTATCTAATATTGCTCTTTTAATTGGATTCGTAGATTCAGTGATGAGTTGCCTCCGAACAGAGTGAGAAGAGACCGAGGGGGATGTGTTATGTTGACTGTGAGATTCTGTAACCTTGACTGGTGTGTCGAAATTAACGATTTCTAAATCGTCTAGAGGTTCCGCTGCTTCGGGGTTTGCGTCCAGATCAATAGGATTAAGTTTGCTGTTTCTTAATCTATTCGATTTGCGCCAAGGTGTCCATGTCATCAAAGACGGATCAAAATGAAGTGAACACAACACAGAATGTTTGGATGGCTTGAAACCAGGCACACAATATTTCAGCCTTATAGCAAGTCGCAAAGCGTCACTTGGAAAAGTATGGAATGAAACTGATTTGTCACTTCTCTTTGATTGACACTTAACAGCAATACAATTTGGGCTCCAAATTGTATTATTGTACAAGCGCGACGAGAGTGAGAGGTTGGATGTTGTCACTCTGGGTCGAATGAATGTCAGGTTTCATGTGGAGTTGGAATAAAGTCtcgttttgtttctccccGGTGAGGACTGTTTCGCCGTTTCTCTTAAAGAGAACCTGGGGAaagatcaaaaaaaaattgtgaatggTTTGTTTTGTAACTGGTTCTGAGGATAATATGATACCTTGTTATCGTCAAATGTGACTATTAGACCATTGGCAGTTGCTGCACTCACGGAGAAGAGGTTTGAGCCAAGTCCAGGGACATATAGAACTTCCGTTAATGTCTTGGATGTTGTTGTCTGATCAACTTCTACAATAACGTCAATGTTGCCGACGCCTAGAGCGTCCAGTTCAGAGTCTCCGATGCCtgggatgagagagaaaaggtttgAGATGAGAAGCTCGTTCcttttggccaaaaaaaacttgattatttacCTTTAACAGACCAAGTGCCGGCTTTGATTGGTTTGAAGGTTGTGAAAAAGCTTCTTTGGTCACTCATGTGTTTGGAAGCACCTGAGTCCACGAGGAATGTCAGTATACTTCTCGGATCCAGATTTGATAAAGACAATAGGGCGTTGGATGAATTGGATGGGTTGCCCCCACCTCTGCCTCTACCTCGTCCTCTTTTCGTGGTGTTCCAGTTTGGGGGGTAGCCGTGTTTTTGGAAACAGACCTTTTCTTCATGGGTTGGGCTGTTGCAGTGGCCACAACGTGGCCGTTTGTCCACAAAGCCACCTTGCACCCCATGACGTTCTCTTCCAGATCCTCCGCGACCAGAGTTAAATCTTTGGCGGCTGGTGAATGCAGCTTCATTGttgttttccgtttttgtttggtaAGACTTCAGAACGCTTTCTTCAGTAATGAGTCGCTGCAGTAGATGGTCAAGAGTCCGGT
Encoded proteins:
- the LOC124200559 gene encoding uncharacterized protein LOC124200559 is translated as MIQKLSNIADQLREREQILPEVQLVSKALATLPENFRIVRTVWTSLPANDRTLDHLLQRLITEESVLKSYQTKTENNNEAAFTSRQRFNSGRGGSGRERHGVQGGFVDKRPRCGHCNSPTHEEKVCFQKHGYPPNWNTTKRGRGRGRGGGNPSNSSNALLSLSNLDPRSILTFLVDSGASKHMSDQRSFFTTFKPIKAGTWSVKGIGDSELDALGVGNIDVIVEVDQTTTSKTLTEVLYVPGLGSNLFSVSAATANGLIVTFDDNKVLFKRNGETVLTGEKQNETLFQLHMKPDIHSTQSDNIQPLTLVALVQ